In one Oreochromis aureus strain Israel breed Guangdong linkage group 2, ZZ_aureus, whole genome shotgun sequence genomic region, the following are encoded:
- the LOC116336061 gene encoding protocadherin alpha-8-like: MARRGCGVLLERLVVFIVSLALTMYSSSAQLRYSIPEELTVGSVVGNIAKDLGLDQSALHARGFRIVSGSTEPLFQLNSNGIVHVNRKIDREEVCERISTCILNIKTVLENPLEVHYVGIEVLDVNDHSPTFTDNQTHLEISESALPGARFQLQGARDPDSDMFSVQQYKLSQNDHFRLEVKDREEDGKIPVLFLHKALDKEAARSHRLLLTAVDGGKPARSGTMEIIVNVLDVNDNMPVFARDSYTAVLDENSPIGTTIIQVNATDLDDGLNGEVVYSFGSNVNKKLRQLFEVDSNTGEIIVKGPIDYEEKDRYQIDIKASDKGTAPLATEKSVKITIVDLNDNTPEIEVTSFSSAVPEDSKPGRTVALISVNDKDSGVNGKVMCSVSEGVPFTLTPSLQENMYSLVTKSLLDREHQPKYDIRIVAKDAGNPPLSSHRIISVTISDVNDNSPEFSTNPYMFYVTENKAAGGSLFSVSAHDCDEGDNAHISYNIMRNADEKLTSFLSINPENGEIVALKSFDFETLKTFQFQVVASDSGTPLLSNNVTVNVFILDQNDNAPVILYPLSSNGSAQGVEEIPRNVNTGHLVTKVRAYDADIGYNGWLLFSLQEVTDHSLFALDRYTGQIRTLRSFTETDEAEHKLVILVKDNGNVSLSATATVIVKLVEPKEAFAASDVKSAAKDDEDSNVIFYLMITLGAVSVLFLVSIIVLIAMQCSKSTDYTSKYLPETNYDGTLCHSIQYRSGEKRYMLVGPRMSIGSTIVPGSHANTLVLPDRRRTSEEGTFSLIAPALYEDAATHIEMHIQYHITDITYCV; encoded by the exons ATGGCACGACGGGGATGCGGAGTATTGTTGGAGCGCCTGGTCGTCTTTATTGTTTCCTTGGCTCTCACTATGTATTCTTCTTCCGCACAGCTGCGATACTCTATTCCCGAAGAGCTTACGGTGGGTTCTGTTGTTGGAAATATCGCTAAAGatttagggctggatcagaGTGCTTTGCATGCTAGAGGATTTCGCATCGTTTCTGGATCGACTGAACCCCTGTTTCAACTCAACAGCAACGGCATAGTACACGTTAACAGAAAAATAGACCGAGAAGAGGTGTGTGAACGGATATCCACCTGTATTCTGAACATAAAGACTGTGCTGGAGAATCCCTTAGAGGTCCACTATGTCGGCATTGAGGTTTTAGATGTAAATGACCACTCTCCCACCTTCACGGACAACCAGACGCATTTAGAGATATCCGAATCTGCTTTACCTGGGGCGCGATTTCAGCTACAAGGCGCCCGTGATCCAGACAGCGACATGTTTTCTGTTCAACAATATAAGCTCAGTCAAAATGACCATTTTCGTTTGGAGGTTAAGGATAGAGAAGAGGATGGCAaaattcctgttttgtttttacataaagCGCTGGACAAAGAGGCTGCGCGAAGTCACAGATTGCTGCTGACAGCAGTTGATGGAGGAAAACCCGCTAGATCAGGGACGATGGAAATTATTGTTAATGTTTTGGATGTGAATGATAATATGCCGGTTTTTGCCAGAGACTCATACACTGCTGTACTTGATGAAAATTCCCCAATTGGCACAACTATCATACAAGTAAATGCCACAGATTTAGATGATGGTTTAAATGGGGAGGTGGTTTATTCATTTGGGAGTAATGTAAATAAGAAATTACGTCAACTTTTTGAAGTCGATAGCAATACAGGTGAAATTATTGTGAAAGGGCCCATAGACTATGAAGAAAAAGACCGATATCAAATTGATATTAAAGCTTCTGATAAAGGGACAGCCCCCCTGGCAACAGAAAAAAGTGTTAAAATAACTATTGTGGACTTAAATGACAACACACCTGAAATTGAGGTGACATCCTTTTCAAGTGCAGTCCCTGAGGACTCCAAACCAGGAAGGACAGTAGCACTGATAAGTGTGAATGATAAAGATTCAGGTGTCAATGGAAAGGTGATGTGTTCTGTAAGTGAAGGTGTACCTTTCACATTAACGCCTTCATTACAAGAAAATATGTACTCTTTAGTCACCAAGTCACTGCTGGATAGAGAGCATCAACCGAAGTATGACATTAGAATTGTTGCAAAAGATGCTGGTAACCCGCCATTGTCATCTCACAGGATAATAAGTGTGACAATATCAGATGTGAATGACAACAGTCCAGAGTTTTCAACAAACCCATATATGTTTTATGTGACTGAAAACAAGGCTGCTGGAGgatctttattttctgtcagtgCTCATGATTGTGATGAGGGAGATAATGCCCATATATCATATAATATTATGAGGAATGCTGATGAAAAATTGACATCATTTCTAAGTATAAACCCTGAAAATGGAGAAATTGTGGCACTGAAaagttttgattttgaaacGCTGAAAACTTTCCAGTTCCAAGTTGTTGCCTCAGATTCTGGAACTCCATTACTAAGCAACAATGTCACAGTCAACGTCTTCATACTGGATCAGAACGATAATGCCCCAGTCATCCTGTATCCACTCAGCTCCAACGGTTCTGCTCAAGGTGTGGAGGAGATTCCCCGAAACGTCAACACAGGACACTTGGTGACTAAAGTCAGAGCCTATGATGCTGATATAGGATATAACGGCTGGTTGCTCTTTTCACTGCAGGAAGTGACTGACCACAGTCTCTTTGCTTTGGACCGCTATACAGGACAGATCAGAACACTTCGCTCATTCACAGAGACAGACGAGGCTGAGCATAAACTGGTAATACTGGTCAAAGACAACGGCAATGTTTCTCTCTCAGCAACAGCTACTGTGATTGTCAAACTTGTGGAGCCCAAAGAAGCTTTTGCAGCGTCAGATGTTAAAAGTGCAGCAAAAGATGATGAGGACAGTAATGTCATATTTTACCTCATGATAACTTTGGGTGCAGTTTCTGTACTTTTTCTCGTCAGTATCATCGTGCTGATTGCGATGCAGTGCTCCAAATCCACAGACTATACTTCTAAATATCTGCCAGAGACTAATTATGATGGGACACTGTGTCACAGCATCCAGTACAGATCAGGAGAGAAGCGGTACATGTTAGTTGGACCCAGAATGAGTATAGGATCTACTATAGTTCCCGGTAGCCATGCAAATACACTTGTGCTTCCAGATAGGAGACGCACATCTGAAGAG GGCACATTCTCCCTTATTGCTCCAGCTTTGTATGAGGACGCCGCCACTCACATTGAG ATGCACATCCAATATCACATCACCGATATCACATACTGTGTCTAA
- the LOC116336060 gene encoding protocadherin alpha-3-like, with protein MEQRGRPTWIERWRCIAYAVALVMFWSEASAQIRYSISEEVKEGSVVGNIAKDAGIDKVTLKERKYRIVGSSKEPLFHLNQDDGVLYVSRKVDREEICERSIDCVINLKTVLENPLEIHYVTIEVVDVNDHSPVFPEKEKRLEIFESTIPGARFQLQPARDPDGSQFSVHQYKLSHSDHFHLEIKDRDEGKMPFLVLQKQLDREAAREQKLLLTAIDGGRPPKSGTTQILIEVLDVNDNAPVFTEDVYSAMLNENAAPGTLVIRVNATDLDEGANGKIVYSFGKEVEIKLQKLFYIDSTTGEIKVTGEIDYEENKRYEIDIRASDEGTIPLSTDKSVIIKVIDLNDNPPEIEVTSFSKSVPEDCRIGTTVALISVNDLDSGPNGKVSCFIPEDVPFAISPSFQDNMYAIVTNSLLDREERYFYELTVVAKDAGVPSLLSEKTITVAISDVNDNRPQFSVSPYIFYITENNDLGAQLFSVKASDCDDSDNARISYHVYRDNSEGSMALFLNINSESGDVTALKTFDFETLKTFQFQVVASDSGTPSLSNNVTVNVFILDQNDNAPVILYPLSSNGSAQGAEEIPRNVNAGHLVTKVRAYDADIGYNGWLLFSLQEVTDHSLFALDRYTGQIRTLRSFTETDEAEHKLVILVKDNGNVSLSATATVIVKLVEPKEAFAASDVKSAAKDDDDSNVIFYLMITLGAVSVLFLVSIIVLIVMQCSKSTDYTSKYLSETNYDGTLCNSIQYRSGEKRYMLVGPRMSIGSTIVPGSHANTLVLPDRRGTSEEGVQNY; from the exons ATGGAACAAAGAGGACGGCCGACGTGGATCGAGCGATGGAGATGCATAGCCTACGCGGTGGCATTGGTGATGTTTTGGAGCGAAGCCTCGGCTCAGATCAGATATTCCATCTCTGAAGAGGTTAAAGAAGGAAGTGTTGTTGGAAACATTGCGAAAGACGCGGGGATTGATAAGGTTACGCTGAAGGAAAGAAAGTACCGCATTGTTGGCAGTTCAAAGGAACCCCTTTTTCATTTGAATCAAGACGACGGTGTTCTGTATGTGAGTAGGAAAGTGGACAGGGAAGAGATTTGTGAAAGAAGCATCGATTGTGTAATAAACCTTAAAACAGTGCTAGAAAATCCTCTGGAAATCCATTATGTGACCATAGAGGTGGTGGATGTAAACGACCACTCCCCCGTCTTTCCAGAGAAAGAGAAACGACTTGAAATATTTGAATCGACGATACCGGGTGCAAGATTTCAGCTCCAACCTGCACGAGACCCAGACGGTAGCCAGTTCTCTGTTCACCAGTATAAACTAAGTCACagtgatcattttcatttggaGATAAAAGATAGAGATGAAGGTAAAATGCCATTTCTAGTTTTACAGAAGCAGTTAGATAGAGAGGCTGCGAGAGAGCAAAAGCTTCTCCTTACCGCCATTGATGGGGGGAGACCGCCAAAGTCTGGGACAACGCAAATACTGATTGAGGTACTTGATGTTAATGACaatgcacctgtttttacagaAGATGTATACTCTGCTATGTTAAATGAAAACGCAGCCCCCGGCACGCTAGTCATTCGGGTTAATGCCACAGATTTAGATGAGGGAGCAAACGGTAAAATTGTTTACTCTTTTGGTAAGGAAGTggaaataaaactgcaaaaactgttttatatAGACTCGACCACGGGCGAAATTAAAGTGACTGGTGAAATTGATTACGAAGAAAATAAACGCTATGAAATTGATATAAGAGCGTCTGATGAGGGCACTATCCCTTTATCAACAGACAAAAGTGTGATAATAAAGGTAATCGACCTGAACGATAACCCACCCGAGATTGAAGTTACGTCATTTTCTAAGTCAGTTCCCGAAGACTGTAGGATTGGAACAACAGTAGCTTTGATCAGCGTGAATGATTTAGATTCAGGTCCCAATGGAAAAGTCTCATGTTTCATACCTGAGGATGTTCCTTTTGCTATATCGCCATCCTTCCAAGATAATATGTACGCCATAGTGACCAACTCACTGCTGGACAGAGAAGAAAGGTATTTTTATGAACTTACAGTTGTTgcaaaggatgctggtgttccATCACTCTTAAGTGAAAAGACAATAACTGTGGCGATATCAGACGTGAACGACAACAGGCCTCAGTTTTCAGTCAGTCCTTACATATTTTACATCACTGAAAATAACGATTTAGGTGCACAATTATTTTCAGTAAAGGCGTCCGATTGTGATGATAGTGATAATGCGCGCATTTCATATCACGTTTATCGGGACAACAGCGAAGGCAGTATGgcattgtttttaaatattaactcGGAAAGTGGAGATGTTACGGCGTTAAAAACCTTTGActttgaaacactgaaaactttCCAGTTCCAAGTTGTTGCCTCAGATTCTGGAACTCCGTCACTAAGCAACAACGTCACAGTCAACGTCTTCATACTGGATCAGAACGATAATGCCCCAGTCATCCTGTATCCACTCAGCTCCAACGGTTCTGCTCAAGGGGCGGAGGAGATTCCCCGAAACGTCAACGCAGGACACTTGGTGACTAAAGTCAGAGCCTATGACGCTGATATAGGATATAACGGCTGGTTGCTCTTTTCACTGCAAGAAGTTACTGACCACAGTCTCTTTGCTTTGGACCGCTATACAGGACAGATCAGAACACTTCGCTCATTCACAGAGACAGACGAGGCTGAGCATAAACTGGTCATACTGGTCAAAGACAACGGCAACGTTTCTCTCTCAGCAACAGCTACTGTGATTGTCAAACTTGTGGAGCCCAAAGAGGCTTTTGCAGCTTCTGATGTTAAAAGTGCAGCAAAAGATGATGACGACAGTAATGTCATATTTTACCTCATGATAACTTTGGGTGCAGTTTCTGTACTTTTTCTGGTCAGTATCATCGTGCTGATTGTAATGCAGTGCTCCAAATCCACAGACTATACTTCTAAATATTTGTCAGAGACTAATTATGACGGGACACTGTGTAACAGCATCCAGTACAGATCAGGAGAGAAGCGGTACATGCTCGTTGGACCCAGAATGAGTATAGGATCTACCATAGTTCCGGGTAGCCATGCAAATACTCTAGTGCTTCCTGATAGGAGAGGCACATCTGAAGAG ggagtgcagaattattag
- the LOC116336055 gene encoding protocadherin alpha-3-like: protein MEQRKRQSEMRRGCLVGCVAAVLLWAVASAQLRYSISEEVKEGTIVGNIARDLGLDKNTLKDRKYRIVSSNDDPLFYVNPNDGVLYVSRKIDREEVCVQSSACVINVKTVLENPLEVHYVEVEVLDVNDHSPTFSENSATLEISESVLPGTRFQLKAARDRDSGQFSVQRYIISNNEHFRLEVKDKRDDVKIPILVVQKSLDRETARSHSLIVTALDGGKPPKSGNMNILVNILDINDNAPIFSKDVYSVTLNENVQVGTPIIQVNATDLDDGPNGDVVYSFSNSMNQNILSIIDINSLTGQLTVKGLIDYEEQDGYEIEIQASDRGLAPLTTEKSVNIKIIDVNDNAPEIEVTSFSSSIPEDSRPGTTVALISVNDLDSGLNGKVICSVNEDVPFILSTSLKDKMFSLVTKSSLDREKQSQYELTITAKDAGQPQLSSEKTISVAVSDVNDNRPEFSLSPYTFYVTEGNNPGASVFSVKASDRDENDNARISYHIIRDGSEDNKVTSFLNINNDNGDVLALKSFDFETLKTFQFQVVASDSGTPSLSNNVTVNVFILDQNDNAPVILYPHSSNGSTQGVEEIPRNVNAGHLVTKVRAYDADIGYNGWLLFSLQEVTDHSLFALDRYTGQIRTLRSFTETDEAEHKLVILVKDNGNVSLSATATVIVKLVEPKEAFAASDVKSAAKDDEDSNVIFYLMITLGAVSVLFLVSIIVLIVMQCSKSTDYTSKYLPETNYDGTLCHSIQYRSGEKRYMLVGPRMSIGSTIVPGSHANTLVLPDRRRASEER, encoded by the exons ATGGAACAAAGAAAACGCCAGTCGGAAATGAGGAGAGGATGTCTGGTAGGATGTGTAGCTGCTGTGCTTTTGTGGGCTGTAGCATCAGCGCAATTACGATATTCGATCtctgaagaagttaaagaaggAACTATAGTTGGAAACATAGCAAGAGATCTTGGATTAGATAAAAACACGTTGAAAGACCGGAAGTATCGGATAGTTTCAAGTAACGATGATCCCCTTTTCTACGTGAATCCAAACGATGGCGTTCTGTATGTGAGTCGGAAGATTGACAGAGAGGAGGTGTGCGTGCAGAGCAGTGCGtgtgtaataaatgtgaaaacagTGCTAGAAAACCCACTGGAGGTCCACTATGTTGAAGTGGAAGTTTTGGATGTAAATGACCATTCACCTACTTTTTCGGAAAATAGTGCTACACTGGAGATTTCAGAGTCAGTGTTGCCCGGGACACGATTTCAGCTGAAAGCCGCCCGGGATCGAGACAGTGGTCAGTTTTCAGTGCAGCGATATATAATTAGCAACAACGAACATTTCCGTTTGGAGGTTAAGGATAAACGAGATGACGTAAAAATACCAATTTTAGTTGTTCAAAAATCTTTAGACAGGGAAACTGCAAGAAGCCATTCACTAATAGTGACAGCACTTGATGGGGGTAAACCGCCGAAATCTGGTAACATGAATATTCTCGTAAATATTTTGGATATTAATGATAACGCGCCTATTTTTTCTAAAGATGTTTATTCAGTGACACTAAATGAAAATGTTCAGGTAGGAACACCAATTATTCAGGTAAATGCAACAGACTTGGATGATGGCCCTAACGGAGATGTGGTTTACTCATTTAGCAACAGTATGAATCAAAACATATTAAGCATTATTGATATTAATTCACTAACAGGACAATTAACTGTTAAAGGTTTAATAGATTATGAGGAGCAGGACGGATATGAAATAGAAATCCAGGCATCAGATAGAGGCCTGGCTCCTCTAACTACAGAAAAAAGTGTAAATATTAAGATAATTGATGTGAATGATAACGCACCTGAGATTGAAGTTACATCATTTTCCAGCTCAATACCAGAAGATTCCAGACCTGGAACTACAGTAGCTCTTATTAGTGTAAATGATTTGGATTCTGGTCTTAATGGGAAAGTGATCTGCAGTGTAAATGAAGATGTACCGTTCATTCTATCAACATccttaaaagacaaaatgttttcattagTGACCAAATCCTCTctggacagagagaaacagtcACAATATGAGTTGACAATAACGGCAAAAGACGCAGGTCAGCCACAGTTATCATCTGAAAAGACAATAAGCGTTGCGGTGTCAGATGTGAATGACAACCGTCCAGAGTTTTCACTCAGCCCATATACTTTCTATGTTACTGAGGGGAACAATCCAGGAGcttcagtgttttctgttaaagCCTCTGATCGTGATGAGAATGACAATGCGCGCATTTCCTATCATATTATCAGAGATGGAAGTGAAGATAATAAAGTCACTTCATTTCTAAACATAAACAATGATAATGGGGACGTTTTAGCGCTGAAAAGTTTTGACTTTGAAACGCTGAAAACTTTCCAGTTCCAAGTTGTTGCCTCAGATTCTGGAACTCCGTCACTAAGCAACAACGTCACAGTCAACGTCTTCATACTGGATCAGAACGACAACGCTCCAGTCATCCTGTATCCACACAGCTCCAATGGTTCTACTCAAGGTGTGGAGGAGATTCCCCGAAACGTCAACGCAGGACACTTGGTGACTAAAGTCAGAGCCTATGACGCTGATATAGGATATAACGGCTGGTTGCTCTTTTCACTCCAGGAAGTTACTGACCACAGTCTCTTTGCTTTGGACCGCTATACAGGACAGATCAGAACACTTCGCTCATTCACAGAGACAGACGAGGCTGAGCATAAACTGGTAATACTGGTCAAAGACAACGGCAACGTTTCTCTCTCAGCAACAGCTACTGTGATTGTCAAACTTGTGGAGCCCAAAGAGGCTTTTGCAGCTTCTGATGTTAAAAGTGCAGCAAAAGATGATGAGGACAGTAATGTCATATTTTACCTCATGATAACTTTGGGCGCAGTTTCTGTACTTTTTCTCGTCAGCATCATCGTGCTGATTGTAATGCAGTGCTCCAAATCCACAGACTATACTTCTAAATATCTGCCAGAGACTAATTATGATGGGACACTGTGTCACAGCATCCAGTACAGATCAGGGGAGAAGCGGTACATGCTAGTTGGACCCAGAATGAGTATAGGATCTACCATAGTACCTGGGAGTCATGCAAATACACTTGTGCTTCCCGACAGGAGGAGAGCATCTGAGGAG AGATAA